One genomic region from Prochlorococcus marinus CUG1433 encodes:
- a CDS encoding DNA polymerase III subunit delta' has protein sequence MNEIKKNNFLFNEEINTCLKSIIKNKSYANGYIFYGSEGLGKKQTALKFIKEIFEQLSPSQNIEERIANNNHPDFLIIEPSSHVETKRSKKSDLEKSTRSESEIIKIAQIRNIKTFIGQKSITSGKKIVLICDAHLLNEAASNCLLKTLEEPSNGIFILLTPKLNLLLDTLISRCQIVRFRSFSSEQIKFILKDFLDPFKFNIHKKLKFEDLINATNGSPSDLLKHIEIWNEVSNEITSKLDSPIKNSYEILEVAKLISEKLEINQQICLVNLIQIMWWRKTKRINLVKKLEKLKFFLNKKIQPRLAWEITLLKISMEDV, from the coding sequence ATGAATGAGATTAAAAAAAATAATTTTTTATTTAACGAAGAAATCAATACATGCCTGAAAAGCATAATTAAAAACAAATCATATGCTAATGGTTATATATTTTATGGTTCAGAAGGATTAGGAAAAAAACAAACGGCTTTAAAATTTATAAAAGAGATTTTCGAACAATTGTCCCCGAGCCAAAATATTGAAGAGAGAATTGCGAATAATAACCATCCTGATTTCCTAATTATCGAACCTAGTTCTCATGTGGAGACTAAAAGATCAAAAAAATCTGACCTTGAAAAATCAACAAGAAGTGAATCTGAGATTATTAAAATTGCTCAAATACGAAATATCAAAACTTTCATCGGTCAAAAATCAATCACTTCAGGAAAAAAAATAGTTTTAATTTGTGATGCACACCTTCTAAACGAAGCAGCCTCAAATTGCCTATTAAAAACACTAGAAGAACCTAGCAATGGCATTTTTATTTTATTAACACCAAAACTAAATCTTCTTCTAGATACTTTAATATCTAGGTGTCAGATAGTTAGATTTCGATCATTTTCAAGTGAACAAATTAAATTCATTTTAAAAGATTTTTTGGATCCCTTTAAATTTAATATTCATAAAAAATTAAAATTTGAAGATTTAATAAACGCTACGAATGGATCTCCAAGTGATTTACTAAAGCATATTGAAATTTGGAACGAAGTATCAAATGAAATCACAAGTAAATTAGATTCTCCAATAAAAAATAGTTATGAAATATTAGAAGTAGCTAAATTAATATCTGAAAAATTAGAAATTAATCAACAGATTTGTTTAGTTAATTTGATACAAATTATGTGGTGGAGAAAAACAAAAAGGATTAATCTAGTAAAAAAACTTGAAAAATTGAAATTTTTCCTGAATAAAAAAATTCAACCAAGGCTGGCATGGGAAATTACCCTTTTAAAAATTTCAATGGAAGATGTATGA
- a CDS encoding response regulator transcription factor, with amino-acid sequence MKISILLIEDDRDMRDLVAKHLEHSGFDVQKAEDGIKGQALALQYSPDLILLDLMLPNVDGLTLCQRLRRDERTSNIPILMITALGGLKDKVTGFNSGADDYITKPFDLEELHVRIKALLRRTSRAQLNSSNQQEILNYGPLTLVPERFEAIWFDSPVRLTHLEFELLHCLLQRHGQTVSPALILKEVWGYEPDDDIETIRVHIRHLRTKLEPDPRKPIYIKTVYGAGYCLELPIGSQVEIAKQDFVQARKLDLINSGID; translated from the coding sequence ATGAAAATTTCCATCCTTTTAATTGAAGATGATCGTGATATGCGCGATCTGGTAGCTAAACATTTAGAACACTCAGGTTTTGATGTACAAAAAGCTGAAGATGGAATCAAAGGTCAAGCCTTAGCTCTCCAATATTCACCCGATTTAATACTCTTAGACTTAATGTTGCCTAATGTGGATGGATTAACTTTATGTCAGAGACTTAGAAGAGATGAAAGAACATCAAACATCCCAATTTTGATGATAACGGCATTGGGTGGGCTTAAAGATAAAGTTACTGGATTCAATTCTGGAGCAGATGACTACATCACAAAACCATTTGACTTAGAAGAATTACATGTTCGAATAAAAGCACTATTAAGGAGAACTAGCAGAGCACAATTAAACTCAAGTAACCAGCAGGAAATCTTAAACTATGGACCTTTAACTCTTGTACCAGAAAGATTTGAAGCTATATGGTTTGATTCTCCTGTTAGATTAACGCATCTTGAATTTGAATTACTTCATTGCCTACTACAAAGACATGGCCAAACCGTGTCACCTGCACTCATTCTTAAAGAGGTATGGGGATATGAGCCTGACGATGATATTGAAACTATAAGAGTTCATATTAGACACCTACGTACAAAACTAGAACCTGATCCTCGTAAACCTATTTATATTAAAACCGTATATGGAGCTGGATATTGTCTTGAACTACCAATTGGTTCCCAAGTCGAAATTGCTAAGCAAGATTTTGTCCAAGCAAGAAAATTAGATTTAATAAATTCTGGTATAGATTAA
- a CDS encoding helix-turn-helix domain-containing protein, translated as MNSQNHPFLTIREVFELFGISISTINRLIKRGEFPPKVKISPMKNGCYERAT; from the coding sequence ATGAACTCACAAAATCATCCTTTCTTGACCATCAGAGAGGTTTTCGAACTTTTTGGAATTTCAATTTCTACTATTAATCGTTTAATAAAAAGAGGAGAATTTCCTCCAAAAGTAAAAATATCTCCTATGAAGAATGGTTGTTACGAAAGAGCAACTTAA